In the Necator americanus strain Aroian chromosome X, whole genome shotgun sequence genome, GTTTTGTTCTGTAAAagatttttaagaagaaaaaaaagaagtaaaaaaaatacttcgcAAGGATCCCCACTCCATAGGTATCCGGAAGCTATTGTGACCAGAAGAAGATGAGCAATCCTCCAATCCTCGTATGTGACGAGATTGCAAGTCGTCAGTTCAGGTAGTTTAAGTACTGCTTGTTTGACACAGTTTTTCCGTATAAGCTCGATCATATTAGCTGTAATATGTTATTGTATAGATGAAGACAATTTGAGCAGTAAGCGTACTATTTCAAGAACTAAATGTACTGTTTCCAGTTTAGATTGGGCACTAATTACTGTATGCAGAGAAACAACTATGTTTGCGATCGTTTCGGCTACCTTTACAACGCTTGTACGGCTTTGTAGAGACTaatgaaggaatgaaatgaCTTCAGTAACGTCACTTCTTCTACTGTCAAAACAAAAGGACCTGATTTGTAGTCCAATTTCGTCCGCGGCGGGACCTTCGCTAGTTCCAGTCGCGGTGCAGAGGTAAGTGAGGTCCCATCGCGACACTTCGGGCGCACCGCAACTACGTAATTGTACTACAAAAGAAGCATTATCGACCAGACTGTATGCTTTATGGTTCTTAGAACAAGTTAGTGTGCTCCTATTCCCCAGCTAAGAAAACTcttgttttttaaaagttagttaggaaaaaaatggtagGTGGAGACCAGAGataagtgtgtgtgtgtgtgtgtgtgtgtgtgtgtgtgtgtgtgtgtgtgtgtgtgtgtgtgtgtgtgtgtgtgtgtgtgtgtgtgtgtgtgtgtgtgtgtgtgtgtgtgtgtgtgtgtgtgtgtgtgtgtgtgtgtgtgtgtgtgtgtgtgtgtgtgtgtgtgtgtgtgtgtgtgtgtgtgtgtgtgtgtgtgtgtgtgtgtgtgtgtgtgtgtgtgtgtgtgtgtgtgtgtgtgtgtgtgtgtgtgtgtgtgtgtgtgtgtgtgtgtgtgtgtgtgtgtgtgtgtgtgtgtgtgtgtgtgtgtgtgtgtgtgtgtgtgtgtgtgtgtgtgtgtgtgtgtgtgtgtgtgtgtgtgtgtgtgtgtgtgtgtgtgtgtgtgtgtgtgtgtgtgtgtgtgtgtgtgtgtgtgtgtgtgtgtgtgtgtgtgtgtgtgtgtgtgtgtgtgtgtgtgtgacgcAAAGGAATAGTGTGCGGTGCGACGACAGATGTGTCACGGTCATCTGGTTGCACAAATTCCCAACAATGCGAAATGATTACTTCCCAccgtaaaaatattttcatcgtTTCATGATATTGGTAATCAATAATGGTAGTGTAAGGCGAAAAAACACATGACTTCAATGAATAATCATCACTTGGTTCCTACGTAAgctaaggatttttttgttgttgttgtaaaaaTCTTCTCTCCATCGTAATATGTTGGGTCTTTGAAATTCCTGCGCGCTTTTAAATAGAGAAAGTGATTCTGCGAAAGATTACAGTAAAAACCGTTCGTTGTGAGTTCTTAGATGTTTTCATGAAACAATATAAGATCGACGAACCGCACAAATCAATCCATGGACGATAATACTCGGAAATTTTAGAGATATCACATCGTGTGAGAAATCCTAGTTCTTTGGAAACTCTAAACCTTGAAAGCGTCTCTTCGGTGTCATCAAAGGTCATCTGCGAAAGTAGTCTGAAAAagatttgtttgtatttcaaGGATAATATACGGGGAAAAGGATAGTATGATGTGAAGTACGTACACAGTTGTGAGGAACGTAACAACTGTAAAGAACTGTAATGAGTAAGGAATATCGGGACCAAATCTATATACAAGAACTGAACGATAATAATTAACGATAATAACGTTAATAATtaacgtttaaaaaattgtttacatAGATAGACACTTAGAATGGCGAGAAAAGCACGTTgcgaacattttttaaaatactatTAAGTCGAAACttaatttctatattttaccAGAATCTAACCCTTGGAAAACTTCAAAGCGTGGAGATAATGTTAAAAGAGTTTAATAGTGTTCAAGAGATTTAAATGATCCATGTTATCTACAAATCACGTGGGAAactaaaatttagaaatgatCTAGATTGTTGGGACTATGATTCGTATCTTTTCATAACTGGTTCCGATAGTAGCACATATTATCttacttattattatcttaCTTTTAAAAAGGTCATATGGAAACGTTATCCAGAATAACATCTCTATTTTCCGGATTTGTGAACATTTTCGTGTAAGATATATTGTAGTAATTCCGTTAACTGTCGAAATTGACCAGAGTTCGggtaaaagaggaaaagatcaTGGAAACAAAGAGATTAAGTGAGTATCATTGAAGCGGATGTCCTACATATTATAAATTAGATATTCCCTACTTTCAGAATTCCCAAATAATTACTCCTCCAAGCAAAACGAAAGCCTTTCAAATTCAACATGATCAAAGAAGTATAGAtgtaaattgaaatttttcagaaggaaTGATTTTGAGTGCGTACACCTGAAGTTGgtaaacttcattttttttcaaagtttttgatTCCTAAAAATTCTACCCCCCTTTTATAACTCTATTAAATAGCTTGGTTCGAATGAATCTAACTCAGTTGATATTAACAAGTGACTGTCAAAAAGAATTGATAAGGAAATGAGACGGTTCGGGAATGTAGTGAAAAACTGTTCTGCCAACCTCATTAATTACTTTCTTTGATTCCCGCTATCTATGATACGATATAGTTCGATAGTTTCGCAtctaataaattgaaaaaggagaaaagaaaaaagtagacaCAACGAAGTTTCCAGCAATGATTGTAATCATTTTGTATACACTGTAGAACACTCAAATGTGTTAatgggcagtttttttttccttctttctttctgcctttcttcattcttctgtACTGATAGCATAAAAAACGCAGTGAATGTTTCGTTTTTCAAGCGGTGAAATAAATGTGGTTCTGAAATATGTCCAACACCTTGGTAACCGAAATATCTACAATACTGCAATAGATTATAAATTCGgtgcgggtgtggcgcagtcggttagaggtccgttgtagccacgcGGTCAAGGGTTCGAGAccaaaccaagcttttcatccctccggagtcgataaactggtaccagacttgtctggtaggataaaaacagtgacttgatcattggctggcccccacaagtcattgtataggtgaacacgcgttccaaaacctcatcgattacgaattccagtaaaacgcgttggcgcatcccaagtggattgatacgccagtgacttttattttattataaattcatttttctataaGCTATGACAAGGGCTGGACGTATAGGATGTCATTACGCCCTTATgtgctttcctttttcttaagatttttttcctcaaaaatttgaggCCTCGGTGGAGAGTTCGATTCATTCTGCTTGATCTCCATTTTTATCTAATCCATGTTATCTACAAATCACACGGAAactaaaatttagaaatgatCTAGATTGTTGGGACTATGATTCGTATCATTTCATATCTGGTTCCGATATTAGCACATAAATTATCTAATGGAGATTTAATCAAGCAATAAATACGTGCAGAAATTTTATTCCAGTGAAATGATTTgtttaaaatgtgaaattcacTTTCGTTCTGTAAAAGTTCAACTGTAAAATCTTCTTGATTACTACGTTGAAAATGATCTATCAAGGTCGAGGTTCAAACAGTATGCCTAGAAAAAGGGATTTGGCAACCATAGTCATGCCTAAGTAGAAGTagttcatttctttgtttagCAGAAGTAATGGCTTGAAGCAAAAAGTGCCATAAAAATATCTGATTGTTGTGTTTCTGGCGGAGAGCGAAGGTCCTATCCGTTATTCCCAAAGATTTTTGTTAGGAATGGATGTGTTTTATGTTCTAGGTAGCTCACTTGATACAAAATCTAATAAAAAACGAATTCtgctcggattttttttttgtgacataGGACAACATTAGACGTACATTAGTCTGGTCTCTTGCTAAAATTACCTAGAAAAATGACAATGGATTCAATAGAGAAAATTTGAGAGGATTTCCGaagttccatttttttgaTAAGAAATCCTATTTGATTCCGGACATTTCCACAATGTTATCGAGAAAATTCCGTATTTATGGCCGgcgccgaatgtgttcaatcgTATGGATGCGTCTGTTGCAAACTCTCGAAACTTCTGTGTTTAACACGCTGTTCTACACTCTGCCTTGCTCCAGTCGAATGCGCGCTGCGGTCATCCAGATGAACACAGTCGGCGCTGTTTATACACGTTTCTATGGAAAATATTCGATACTCGATGAATCCATCTAGGTTTCTGATAGGAAAAGTAGCGCGAAGAAAGAATATCACGACTGACACACTCAGAAGGGTTGCATTGCAACGATTTACAACGAAGCAAGTTCACATCATTTATTCCCTACATCGTAGTGCACACATCCACAATTTCTATGCTCATCTCATCCAGAAAACCGGTATTGTCAACTACACGTATGTTCatctcattttaaaaaatacacgCATATTTAATTTCCTGGAAGAATTCAGTTAAAGGACAAATTATCGACATCATCCATCGCTGAACATCACTGCCTTTCTTCCAGTTGTACGAGAACCTCTTTAGGCCAAACTGTTCCAGTATCTCTCAGAGTCATAGTTATctgaaaaaatcaagtttAAGTGTTGTTTCTGGATTCGTTGCATCATCGTTAGCGATAACTTTTAGAAAGCGTTCTCTGTGAAATTCTCAGACTATCCAATTACATTCACTAACTCTTGGGTTTAGTAGgagatcatttttttaatacttGAATATAAGAATCAATTCCATAGAATTGTTCAATTGCGTCCAAAATGATCACATAAATATCTCACACCACTTCTCGCAATTCCcaagatatttatttttttaaagaaaccaAACCTTTTAGATTCTCGTTGACTATTGATTTCTGCCTATAAAGGATCTTTTCATTCGCAACTATCTATTGTTAGTATAAAAAGGTGCGCTATTCTAGAATTATTAAGCAATCACTCAATAAATTTCTTCATGCGAAATAGATCAAATTTCGTAGCGATTTTCAATCCTCGTTTTCCTTGAATGGTAGCCGAACATTCGAAAAAGAAGTTAGCCGTTTAGTTCGAGTATTCTTcaacattttaaaagaaatcgtGAGGAAAAATATCAGTTATAGAAACTATTAACAATTATTATGattattgttaattatttgtcattattgctgtttattattatgaatATAATTATGCATGAggatgaatataaataaatgagtagtTAAATATTAAAAGTTGAATATTCATATAATATGAATATTGAAAGCAAAAAACCCAACTTCTTTGCAAATGTTGAGCtcaatcaattttttgataagtgcaaataagataaaaataaaagaaacgaCAGTTCATGTGCACCTCATGGAGCCATGTTGTAACAAATAAGCGTGACATTCACGTGACAACAATCACACTCCTAGCATTTGACGGCATCGATTCTTCTTCAGTGCTCGGatgaattcgaagaaaattataCACACAGGCTAGGGGTTAACTGCAGCGTTTaacatcttcattttcatttcaactttaatttaaaaattaaaaacaagtaTCTAGTGGATAACTATCCGATGTAGGAATATAGGATCTGATTGTAGGAATCATGTTTAGATAATATTTCCATCAAAACCGTATCGATATTTTTGTGCTAATGCTTCTTTAAATGACGAAGTAGTATTGTCATCAAAAATCTCCTTTAATAATATTGAATAATTCGAAGGGAATATTAATAGAATATTCGCTACTGATCAGAAACGACAaccgtttttttccttcttccttcttgcTTGCGTCCTTATTTCTCAGGAAGAGGTCAAGAAAACCAGCCACCAATCAAAGATCGAAAAacgttttccttctttttcgatgtttaatctgctactatttataacaaaaacatgTCCACAAATGTATGAGAAATAGAGGAgccaaagaaaattcttctaaCCGAAAAATATTTGTCATACAAATTTGATACTAATTGTTACTTGATATTAATTTGATGTtgactgttatttttttagctgacatttctgttttgttaaTTATATGTGATTGAAATCACTCATTGAGTTACTATGCAAAGAATGATGTACTTATTGCATTAtcgtatttatttatctatttatttctttaattattcacttgtttatttatttgaaacgCCTATAGGTTGCCATAAAACAGATACAGGAAGGAGCAGAGTTCACTGGAACATCGCCTAAGTTTGCAGCAAGGTTGGCCCTTTATAGCACGTTGTGTGCTAGGTTAACAGGTCATTCTTCTGCTAAAGAATGTGGAAAATCCTTACGCAAAATCCTTTTCCCAAATCCAGAATACTACggaagataaatggttgccaGGGTTTGGAGGCAAGCGGAAATTTTAATGGTTGAAAATAGTTACCCGCTAAGTTGATAtcaaatcgaaaaattttagGTGGTTATTTCGTTACTTCTTTGCACAAATTCGTacatattttaataaataaacaagcaagTTACAAGTATGTTAAAAATTGCTATTTGTACTGTAATTCTTTTGAAGCGGAGATAAGGTGATGTAAGTGCAAAAGgacttttttattggcttaGATTGCTTTAGTCATTTCCTGATGCACTTTCTTCCTTGTGTTGTTTTATAAGAGTTTTAACGAGATGTAGCGAAATTGCGGAAGAATTTCGCTTAGGAAGTCAAGCGTGGATGTGAGATGTTAAGTGCAATTTTGAGGAAACAAAATTGTCTAAGGATAATAGTACCCTTAAATCCCCTCTTTAATCAAAAATACTCGGGTAACCAACCTTATCTTTACGATCCTTCTTACATAACTTATATTTGGAGAGAAAAAGACATAATGTGAGCTTCATTTCCATCAATGCGAATCGCATTCCAACACATTGTCGTGGACCCAATCCGAATGGCATGAAAGCTCGAAGTTGTTCGTTTGTCAATGTTCGAAAGCTGTATCGATAATACCCAGTTGACTTACAGTAAGACAGGAGACAGGAGAACTTACCGCTCTGGACGAAATTCTTCCACATCATCTCCCCAAATTCTAGGATTATGATGAACTGCCCATGGATCAATAACTATGCAAACACCTTTTCGAAAATGATATGATTCCACGTTGCAGTCCTCCATGCAGAGACGATGTTGAAGactgaaagaagagaagaattcGTTGAAGACGTCTCTTTTACGTGGATAATTATCAAATGATATAAGTATATATAAATTGCAACATTTGAAGAGCATTTTAACATTAACCATAATTATTGAAAcgaaaattattataatattttaagCAAAAGAGTAATTTTCATAAGCAAGAACGTACGGTGATGCGTGCGGATACAGACGCAACGTTTCAAAGATGCAATTATGAAGATATTCCATCGATTGTATATTTTCATATGTGAAATTCTCTACTGCGTCAATCTCCTCCAAAAGCAGTGCCTAAATAAGATATTGTCTAGATAAAATAATCTAATAATCTCAGAAAAATAGCGAAATGtaatcgaaaaaaacaaacacaaaagaagacacaaaatatgcaaaatagttcaaaataaaatatatgaaataaaaacagtatCACTTGTACAAATAAATGTGCATTTGGTTCTCAGAGAGAAAATATCAGCAGTAAGAAATGAGTTCGAGAAATCggtgaggaaagaaaaagttagttATAACCCTTTCGCTAGGGCATGTCCATAAAAATGtcacattttattatttattttactaatttttttcagtctaTTTTCACTGTCTCGGGGCAGAGGAATGATGGGAAACTTTTATAAAAGTGCACACATTCAAACTGCTACAAGATTTCATGTCCTTGGCGGAAAAAAGACAAGAGGACTATGAACGCTATCTCCGCCGATTAGGTTCACGTTAGGGTAAATTTTGCCAAATTTCCCTTCGCTACAAggcaaaaaaaacgagttgaaattttctgaCAGGCACTATTGATCGGGATCAGCCGATTTTTCGAGTCTGGATGTGATTTTTAGTTCTCCCTTTCATGATGTCAGAGGCCAGTGCATAGGGCACGAAATGGTAATAAAAGGACAACGAATTTAAAGAAATACGAAAATTGTGTTATATAAAGTAATTATGTAGTGAAGTGGGCGAACACGTTACTTGTTCGGTTGAAAGAGGACAGATTGGAAAAGGAGTGCGTGTTGTCACCTCAGCTGTACCGAAGCAGGACGGATTTCCGAAATAATGAGTCCCTTTTTCAACATTGAAACATCAACTCTCTCTCAAACCACTCACTtgtttttcctcgtttttggCTAGTAGATCACAAACCAAAGCGAGCGTGTTTGCTGTAGTGTCAAAACCAGCAATTGCTATGAATCGACATTGTGCGATAGTTTCCTGAAAACATCATCCATAGATAAAgtttcttcatgaacgacttcGTCCTCACAATAGCAGCAAAACTCACACCTGGTGCCATCGTTTTTTCAATCCGAATAGAGCTCACATCGACTTTGCCGGAAACGTGTTCGGTCAGAAatcctttgaaattttcatcttctgcatttttgaagaattggAGGAAATCACAATTTTCAGCATTAGGCTGCCGCTCATTTCTCAGTCTTGCAAGGTGATCAGAGAACATCATAATTGGTGACACAGTGCCTGCTATTCTTCTTGGAACTGTCTCTGCACATTTTTTGAATCCTCGCAACATTCCCGCAAGTGCAGGGAAGCATACTGAAAGAGTGGTCTTCTGATTAgttaaaaagaacaatttttaatttattgataAAACGAACTAGAAGCTAATTCAGtccttaattttaaattttgctcttttttctcacaGTTATTGCAGTCGTATGTAGTTGATTCTTCTACAGCCGAAAAATTGCGAAGCTATACAAACTGCGACTTCCATTTCAATTCAAGAACAATCGACATTTCTGTTTATATTGTACCCCATGTTGAGGTAAATTTATCCTCGATGGAATAATTCCCATCTCATCTGATTTCAGGAAGTCCACTAGTCTTCAAATCTTACTCTGCCATCACTCTAATCCTCAAAGACCTCAAATCCCGCAAGAAATCACCATGGCCATGAAATTCGGTCAATTTCTTCTGAAGAATCTCCAACATATCATCTTGCTGGTCCCCTAACCTCTTTTCAAAATGTCAGGGATTTGGAAAACGTATCTCATGGGGATTTTGTGATCCATACTCAGTATATCTGGAGTTCATTACAAACATACACAAAACGCCCAAAAACCAGCCTAATCTAAAtcacgattttttgaaatcaaaaccAATCATTAAATCAACTCCTgttcaaaatccacaaaaccAAGAAGACCATGTTTACTTGCAAATGTGTGCAGTCACCGGACTGCCATATCATAAAACGACACAAACATGATTAATCGCAAATCACTGGACTGATTAGGAATTCTCATTGATAATGAAACGTTCTAACTGCCAAACAAACGCGTTTGACACGAATaacctattttttctatttttgtatatGATTGACTTCCCTGTCGCTACATTTCAGGGACAAATTACACCGAAAAAATCTGTAAACTACAAAGAGACGAAAGAGATGCTTCTTAGTGTTGGTATAAGTGGAGACATTAACTCACACGATGCAGTACTCCAGCAAAATGTTGAAGGATTCGGTTCATTTCCAAAAGCTTGCGAGAAAATTCTGTGATATAAATTATCATGATGAAGAGACTGTGTTTGACCGAACGCACATCGGGCAAGAACATCAGAAGtgtgattttgaaaaagtctAGAAAACAGCAATAATTACtgctatgaaatatttttaaaaaattgttatgGTAATGCAACATTAGGAGGATGGAAAAACTCACTCACTTGTGAGCTTCCACAGCTTTACGGAGAGGAAGCCTTTCCACATAGCTCAAGAAGCTAAATACGGATTCTTCGACAATTGGGAAGAGCTGCAAAAAAAGCTGAGAATGTGAATTAATTACACCGTTAATTACAGCTACCCAACCCGCGGATGCGGAAGAAATAACTAAGCATAGAGGTTGAAAAGgggaaacaacaaataaatgaaaacaatattATAGATCCTAGGATGAAAGCATAATGGAAGATGAACTTGACGCAcacctcgatttttttttattttgattattttcttttctgcacaATTCAGCATTTGGTTCAACCACGGAGACATGGATTTATGTCGTTGTCTTATCCAACAatataaaattgaaatgaacaagAGTGCAGGAAAAAGAAGTGCGTACAACAGTAATGGAACTTTTTCGTtcataggaaaagaaaaactgataaACAGAGAAGATTTGACCGCTATCATCATTTGATGCTATCTACACATTATCCAGCTCATAGGTGAATATTGAAGGATGACctgtttcatatttttcgcAGCCATTGCTTGACTTGTAATTGTTCGCATCCTTTTCCAACGTTCCCCTCTGGATGCAAACATATGCACGTTCTCGGCAGATACCGGATCAGGATCAATTGGAACTGgctatataaaataatatatagagTGTTTGCGCTGGATACAACGAATTTTAGCTCACCATTTTAGCATGGAAATTGCTAAAAAATTTGAGTGAAATACTGCGAATTACTTCCACGTCACTGGTGACCACCGTGGGTAATCCTCCCTGCATAACCCCAAAGACGGGTCCATAGTGTTTAGCTAAGTGACCGAACGTGAATATAGCTGTGGGAGATTGGAATACGtcaatattttcgaaaataagaTGACGTGCAGGTAATATAGGAAATCCGCAATTGAGAAGAAGAGTGTGGTCATAGCGGCGcctataaataataaaactatGATGTGATATGAAAGCTGAAGTTAAACATGCACctgtaaataagaaataacagtagacAGACCGCTGTGAGCAGGAATACAGTGAGCATATCTCATGcccaaaaattagaaatggaCACCTCCAGATCTGGCGCTATCTGAATTGTTTTGCAGCGCGATCCCTGAAGAAATTAAGAAGCAAAACTGAATTCATCAGTAATCGCTTTAGTGAACGTTTAAGAACAGATGAtaagataacaaaaaaatccataatccAAAAAATGGAACGATCACCCTATAGAGACTATAACATATCAAAAATTGATAGCACTCCATatttgaagataaaaaaaaaaggaaagatcaCCGCAGATAGGTTGGAGAGATTAAAGGTACGATTCCGGACAGACCTGGAGTGAAATTTTGAGGTCCCTCTGGTTGACCTTGCATCACAATGGTTGTTATCGCTGTGCGCCTGTATCACAAAAAGGTCGCACCATTATTGCTACAAATTTGGTGATGAAAGAACTTCTGGTTTTGCACCTAAAGCTAGTTTAAGAACTTAAAACTTTTATTCTTAGTTTAAGTGAGCTTCTTCTTTGAGATAGTTAAACAGGTCAAGATAACTGAACTATGAAGACACGGAATAGAAATCCTTGAACATTTCGTTAGGACGTGAATGTGAGATATGACGTGAATGTTTAAGGACACGCCTGGACAAAAACTTAAATatatgcaaagaaaagaaacagtcAAATTCACATTTCTGTGGATTTCCTCATAATGCTTATTATTCTACTGCGGACCAACTCTTCTTCTCCTTGTTTATGAGCACGTTACATCCATTTTTGTAATCATATATCCCAAAATAAACATCTCTAAGGCAAAAAATTGGAGACATTCAGCTGAAGCAATAATAAAACGCTCCCAGTCTACCTATCTAAAGTACAAAAAGAATCCCTCGAGAACGAGTTCATCCACTTTGACCAACTGTACTGGACACCAGTCTTGGATCTTCTCCTGTCTTTTTCTCGGGCTTTCCAACTTCTATCGTTAGCCTCACATGGGGATTGGTTAGAAATTCAGAGCacagattttcttcctttttgatGTGAAGTTTCAGATATTTTTGACTGGTCGGATCTGGATGTTGGTGTAACTCACTACTCTAATTTGAATATGTGGTTGCTACCTGAtcagaaaaggaaattcaTGCACAAAGAAGTTGCTACAGTAACCCTTTTAAAGaggttttaaagaaattttaaagagGGTTTTAAAGAGGTGTAACGAGAGAGAAAAAGGGTTGGAAAGAGTAGGGCTGTGGGGCATAGGaacaaacatttaaaaaaaaagagtagtaaGAAAACCTGTACTGAAGAcaataaatttagaaaaagaaataaatgaagtgaCAGGGAAAGTAAGTAACACTGCTGAAATTTGGTGTTAATACGACGATGGACACACTGACAGCAGTTATTTAGGCAGGTTTCTCCGAATTTATCGAAAAAGGGATGAAATACCTTCCATCAGTGGCTTAAGAACCTGTCatagttgtcttttttttgtgaagtcagggcaataaaaatgaacactacaaatcatcttttttctcattgccATTCGGCTGGTGAAAGTTATCATTTGAACAAATCTGCGAAGAACACAAGAAATGACTATAatctatcactttttttgtgtttctctaGAGTTCGACAGCAATGAGAAGGATGACAAATGAAAATCCTcgttgatttatttatttatttattcaaatacaccagtgcaccaaaaaagaaagataaaaaaatggaacacactcTGTCTGAGTCAGAGAGTCTt is a window encoding:
- a CDS encoding hypothetical protein (NECATOR_CHRX.G21910.T1); protein product: MLTVFLLTAVCLLLFLIYRRRYDHTLLLNCGFPILPARHLIFENIDVFQSPTAIFTFGHLAKHYGPVFGVMQGGLPTVVTSDVEVIRSISLKFFSNFHAKMPVPIDPDPVSAENVHMFASRGERWKRMRTITSQAMAAKNMKQLFPIVEESVFSFLSYVERLPLRKAVEAHKLFQNHTSDVLARCAFGQTQSLHHDNLYHRIFSQAFGNEPNPSTFCWSTASLCFPALAGMLRGFKKCAETVPRRIAGTVSPIMMFSDHLARLRNERQPNAENCDFLQFFKNAEDENFKGFLTEHVSGKVDVSSIRIEKTMAPGETIAQCRFIAIAGFDTTANTLALVCDLLAKNEEKQALLLEEIDAVENFTYENIQSMEYLHNCIFETLRLYPHASPLQHRLCMEDCNVESYHFRKGVCIVIDPWAVHHNPRIWGDDVEEFRPERFRTLTNEQLRAFMPFGLGPRQCVGMRFALMEMKLTLCLFLSKYKLCKKDRKDKITMTLRDTGTVWPKEVLVQLEERQ